Proteins encoded within one genomic window of Companilactobacillus sp.:
- a CDS encoding MmgE/PrpD family protein has translation MVPRRLSSCALICAGRRSFFYKILTGTKEEIIIANNTDIVSKLLLTQSTEAEREQLFPIARRALIDYLGCYSLALNEKAVINLAKTLQINQTTSDLEANRPASQLALFNGFTAHYLDIDDVQANFRGHPSAVIYSALLAISDSSDKISDLLWAYVQGVELAGKLGRILNPVHAGNGWHSTGTIGTIAAAAAVGVYKKVDVKKLSQIISLATTQASGQIAQEGSDGKPLNAGFAARNAVTAYELIETGLTANDDPFDSVNGWTAVITDEYFVINDLIDDWLKPAEILNPGLWFKERPICSAALSGYNAAKKAWQAGVRFSECDQIICHYPRSGDLALKQTNPQSGMAGKFSIEYIVWLVLNRGDVENSDFFNRPVDERFTESVGKIKRVHDLQVSDRNKRPIEIEIVQGNEHQFFKVEIPHGSPEDPLTDHEIVKKAVAGLGGPIIEILSKLTDTKGYLQELGNLWQIDLRRFS, from the coding sequence GTGGTACCACGAAGGCTTTCGTCCTGTGCATTAATTTGCGCAGGGCGGAGGTCTTTTTTTTACAAAATTCTCACTGGGACAAAGGAGGAGATTATTATCGCAAACAATACTGATATCGTAAGTAAATTATTATTAACTCAATCAACTGAAGCAGAACGGGAACAACTTTTTCCAATTGCTCGAAGGGCTTTGATCGATTATCTGGGCTGTTACTCGTTAGCCTTAAACGAAAAAGCTGTTATCAATTTAGCGAAGACTTTGCAGATCAATCAAACAACATCTGATCTGGAGGCCAATCGTCCAGCATCTCAACTAGCATTGTTCAATGGATTCACTGCACATTATTTAGACATCGATGATGTTCAAGCAAATTTTCGGGGACATCCTAGTGCGGTGATTTATTCAGCATTATTAGCTATCAGCGATTCATCTGATAAAATTTCGGATCTCCTCTGGGCTTATGTTCAAGGTGTTGAGTTAGCTGGAAAGCTTGGGCGAATCCTTAATCCAGTACACGCTGGCAATGGGTGGCATTCAACTGGGACGATCGGGACTATTGCGGCTGCCGCAGCAGTCGGCGTTTATAAAAAAGTTGATGTGAAAAAACTTTCGCAGATCATCTCGCTAGCTACTACGCAGGCTTCTGGACAAATAGCGCAAGAGGGAAGCGATGGGAAACCTTTGAATGCCGGCTTTGCAGCCAGAAACGCAGTCACCGCCTATGAGCTGATTGAAACTGGATTAACTGCAAACGATGATCCGTTTGATTCAGTCAACGGTTGGACTGCAGTTATTACCGATGAATATTTTGTTATTAATGATTTGATCGATGATTGGCTAAAACCAGCAGAGATTCTTAATCCGGGACTCTGGTTTAAAGAACGTCCGATTTGTTCAGCCGCATTGTCTGGATATAACGCAGCAAAAAAAGCCTGGCAAGCAGGTGTTCGCTTTTCTGAGTGCGACCAGATAATTTGTCACTATCCACGATCAGGCGATTTGGCCTTGAAACAAACTAATCCTCAAAGTGGGATGGCGGGAAAGTTTTCGATCGAGTACATTGTATGGCTAGTTCTAAATCGAGGAGACGTTGAAAATAGCGACTTCTTCAATCGTCCGGTAGATGAACGATTCACGGAATCAGTTGGAAAAATCAAACGCGTGCATGATTTGCAGGTGTCTGATCGAAACAAACGCCCAATTGAAATTGAAATCGTCCAAGGAAATGAACATCAATTTTTTAAAGTGGAGATTCCGCATGGTTCTCCAGAGGATCCTTTGACTGATCACGAAATTGTTAAAAAAGCTGTTGCTGGACTCGGTGGACCAATTATTGAAATTCTAAGTAAATTGACCGATACAAAAGGATATCTTCAAGAATTAGGCAATCTGTGGCAAATCGATCTAAGGAGGTTTTCCTAA
- a CDS encoding GNAT family N-acetyltransferase, with protein sequence MDFSRVTDFKDIQQLTNLLHRAYQADEKLQIHFKAANITDEQVRQHVQTTPTFAIKSNDRIVATASVRLPWSTNPGPFDLPHLGWIATDPEFQHQGLAKKIIQFVIDDFAIQQLSAPAISLGTAVEHPWLQAAYRSLGFKQVDTVRMFSDHQTVFMIKVLNDQAIKTVNDTYLQSVI encoded by the coding sequence ATGGATTTTTCGCGAGTGACTGATTTTAAGGATATTCAACAATTAACTAATTTATTGCACCGGGCTTATCAAGCTGATGAAAAATTGCAGATTCATTTTAAAGCTGCCAATATCACGGACGAACAAGTCCGACAGCATGTTCAGACAACCCCAACATTCGCAATAAAAAGCAACGACCGAATCGTTGCTACAGCATCGGTTCGCTTACCTTGGTCCACTAATCCAGGACCCTTTGACCTGCCGCACCTAGGTTGGATTGCGACCGATCCCGAGTTTCAACATCAGGGATTAGCCAAAAAAATTATTCAGTTTGTCATCGACGATTTTGCCATTCAACAGTTGTCAGCTCCGGCAATCAGTTTAGGAACTGCGGTGGAGCATCCTTGGCTACAAGCTGCTTATCGATCATTAGGATTTAAGCAGGTCGATACGGTCCGAATGTTTAGCGACCATCAAACAGTGTTTATGATCAAGGTTCTTAATGATCAAGCTATCAAAACAGTTAACGATACATATTTACAGTCAGTAATTTAA
- a CDS encoding amino acid ABC transporter permease — translation MNFDWSYFFTLFGHLSGYIPITLAMAVGAMALAIVLGGILTSFQLSNFKPLKYFANVYISLFRGMPTLVQLFLIFYGLPQLFPSLRGMPAVGAAIFGLGFKEASYLAEIFRAAATSVDHGQIEAGQALNISRPKLFFHVVLPQATINALPATGNTFVSLLKETSLAFTLGLTELFGDGKMLAGESFKYFETYLAVGLMYWALIVIYTWIQNRVEVSLSRPYRRDLNVIHRSKRFISNDFKETSLETH, via the coding sequence ATGAATTTTGATTGGAGCTACTTTTTTACATTATTTGGGCATTTATCAGGATATATCCCGATCACATTAGCGATGGCAGTTGGAGCAATGGCCTTGGCAATCGTACTAGGCGGTATTTTGACATCATTTCAATTGTCTAATTTTAAACCACTGAAATACTTTGCTAATGTTTATATTTCACTGTTTCGTGGAATGCCAACATTAGTACAGCTATTTTTGATTTTTTACGGATTGCCACAGCTTTTCCCTTCATTAAGAGGGATGCCCGCAGTCGGAGCTGCCATATTTGGATTAGGTTTTAAAGAAGCTTCATATTTAGCAGAAATTTTTCGAGCAGCAGCTACTTCAGTTGACCACGGGCAAATTGAAGCGGGACAAGCACTTAACATCTCTCGTCCAAAATTGTTTTTCCACGTAGTTTTGCCACAGGCGACAATCAACGCGCTGCCAGCAACAGGAAATACCTTTGTTAGTTTGCTGAAAGAGACATCTTTAGCCTTTACCTTAGGACTGACGGAATTATTCGGCGATGGAAAGATGTTAGCTGGAGAATCATTTAAGTATTTTGAAACTTATTTAGCAGTAGGCCTGATGTACTGGGCTCTGATCGTAATTTATACCTGGATTCAAAATCGCGTCGAAGTTTCATTAAGTCGACCATACAGGAGGGATCTCAATGTCATTCATCGAAGTAAACGATTTATCAGTAACGATTTCAAAGAAACCAGTCTTGAAACACATTAA
- a CDS encoding amino acid ABC transporter ATP-binding protein — protein MSFIEVNDLSVTISKKPVLKHINLQVEEGTVTAFVGPSGSGKTTLLRTLNLLQEPSDGAVSIAGITAEAKNITKKKIQLLRQNSAMVFQQFNLFKNMTVRQNVVSPLVFNGLASKKEAEKRAEKVIQQVGLQEVIDQYPVTLSGGQQQRVSIARAIAVKPKVILLDEPTSALDPELVESVLKTIAALASQHITMVLVTHEMEFARQIADNAVFIEDGQIVDQGPAKDILSGEGNGRISSFVNSLAS, from the coding sequence ATGTCATTCATCGAAGTAAACGATTTATCAGTAACGATTTCAAAGAAACCAGTCTTGAAACACATTAATTTGCAGGTTGAAGAAGGAACGGTCACGGCATTTGTAGGTCCCAGTGGCTCAGGAAAAACAACTCTATTGAGAACGCTCAATTTATTGCAAGAACCTAGCGACGGGGCAGTCTCAATTGCCGGCATTACAGCTGAAGCAAAAAATATTACTAAGAAAAAGATTCAGTTGTTACGCCAAAATTCAGCCATGGTATTTCAACAATTTAACTTATTTAAAAATATGACCGTCAGACAAAACGTCGTTTCACCATTAGTTTTTAATGGTTTAGCCTCAAAGAAAGAAGCTGAAAAACGAGCTGAAAAAGTTATCCAACAAGTTGGTCTACAAGAGGTCATCGACCAGTATCCAGTTACTTTATCTGGGGGACAGCAACAACGTGTTTCAATAGCTAGAGCAATTGCCGTCAAACCAAAAGTGATCTTATTGGACGAACCGACCTCAGCACTTGATCCCGAATTGGTCGAAAGCGTCTTAAAGACAATTGCCGCTTTAGCGTCTCAACATATCACCATGGTTTTGGTGACTCACGAAATGGAATTTGCTCGTCAAATCGCTGATAATGCCGTTTTTATTGAAGATGGTCAGATCGTTGACCAAGGACCGGCTAAGGATATTTTGTCAGGCGAAGGGAATGGACGGATCAGTTCATTCGTAAATTCATTAGCATCATAA
- a CDS encoding class-II fumarase/aspartase family protein: MTDVLDSQLLQNNFSTEKMRSIWNDNNKITQQLKIEAALSKIEGQLQVIPQSAADKIVAQAKIENFDIEELAKESAKKRHSLIALINHLQALAGPEAGEFVHYGATTQDIVDTGTMLQTKQAYELLREHGRQLIKTLKYQTQRYRSTLMIGRTHGIQAIPITFGFKLAIWLDELIRDQKRLDQLAEEDIFVGSLNGAVGTYAAFGPKGPEIERLALGEIGLQVPSISWQPSRDRFSEFASVLGIYSGTLGKIGHELYNLMRTEVNEINEPFVKGEVGSSTMPQKRNPALIEGLTSLTQPIFKDVGLMLESMLIEGERDAIHWRNEWVVLPEITNYLDAQLTNANYIIEGLKVNEQQMFDNIQLQNGLPFAERIMFQLGTVVGKQTAHKLVYDSAMAAIEQNKNFIDVLYLENEVNSNFSKDEVIAWTDAKQDIGSIEEKIDQVLQKTDSVFQTTENVPA, encoded by the coding sequence ATGACTGACGTATTGGATTCACAATTATTACAAAATAATTTTAGTACTGAAAAAATGCGTTCGATTTGGAACGACAACAATAAAATCACTCAACAATTAAAGATCGAAGCCGCGTTATCAAAAATTGAAGGACAGTTACAAGTGATCCCGCAATCTGCAGCCGATAAGATAGTTGCACAAGCAAAGATTGAAAACTTTGACATTGAAGAGTTAGCAAAAGAAAGTGCTAAAAAGAGACACTCACTGATTGCTTTGATCAATCACTTGCAAGCATTGGCAGGACCTGAGGCCGGGGAGTTCGTTCATTATGGAGCTACTACCCAGGACATCGTTGATACTGGAACCATGCTGCAAACTAAACAAGCTTATGAATTGTTGCGAGAACATGGAAGACAGCTAATAAAAACGTTAAAATATCAGACTCAGCGATATCGTTCGACCTTGATGATTGGACGAACTCATGGGATTCAAGCTATTCCTATCACCTTTGGATTTAAATTAGCTATCTGGCTTGATGAGTTGATCCGGGATCAAAAGAGACTAGATCAATTAGCTGAGGAAGATATCTTTGTTGGAAGTTTAAATGGTGCCGTGGGAACATATGCTGCTTTTGGTCCTAAGGGACCGGAAATTGAAAGACTAGCCTTGGGTGAGATTGGTTTACAAGTTCCTAGTATTTCTTGGCAGCCATCGCGGGATCGCTTTTCGGAGTTTGCTTCAGTTTTAGGAATATATTCAGGAACTTTAGGAAAAATTGGGCATGAACTTTATAACTTAATGAGGACTGAGGTCAATGAAATTAATGAACCGTTTGTCAAAGGTGAAGTAGGATCATCGACTATGCCTCAAAAACGTAATCCAGCTCTGATCGAGGGATTAACTAGTTTGACTCAACCGATTTTTAAGGATGTTGGTCTAATGTTGGAATCAATGTTGATTGAGGGTGAGCGTGACGCCATTCATTGGCGAAATGAATGGGTAGTTTTACCAGAGATCACGAATTATCTAGACGCTCAGTTGACGAATGCTAACTATATTATTGAAGGTTTAAAAGTTAATGAACAGCAGATGTTTGATAATATTCAGCTTCAAAATGGTCTGCCATTTGCTGAAAGGATCATGTTCCAATTGGGCACTGTCGTTGGCAAGCAAACAGCACATAAATTGGTTTACGACAGTGCAATGGCCGCAATTGAACAGAATAAGAATTTTATTGATGTTTTATATTTAGAAAATGAAGTAAATTCGAATTTTTCAAAAGACGAAGTTATCGCTTGGACAGATGCCAAACAAGATATTGGCAGTATTGAAGAAAAAATCGATCAAGTCTTGCAAAAAACAGACAGCGTCTTTCAGACGACAGAAAATGTTCCAGCATAG
- a CDS encoding transporter substrate-binding domain-containing protein, whose amino-acid sequence MKRKRLLGYLAIIFTLGIVLTGCSNKASGDTDKTIKIVTTGVSFPGSYKENNQLKGFDVEVAKAAAKKIGYKVQFTTTSFDGLFGQLQSGKVDAIASNVTVTPEREKQFYFSKPYGYFSSAVAVNKSADINDIKDLKGKTIAATVGSIQVQQMKDLGIDVKAKTYDDREGAMNAVINKQTDGYSNAKPILAAVIKQKNLPLKIVKGEFSPSTIAITFNKDSNGKELQKKFNKAIDELQADGTISKLSKEYFAGIDVSSK is encoded by the coding sequence ATGAAACGAAAACGTTTATTAGGTTATTTAGCAATTATTTTTACATTAGGGATAGTTTTGACGGGATGCTCAAATAAAGCTAGTGGCGATACTGATAAGACAATCAAAATTGTGACAACAGGAGTGAGTTTTCCAGGATCGTATAAGGAGAACAACCAATTAAAAGGATTCGACGTTGAAGTAGCTAAAGCCGCCGCTAAAAAAATTGGTTACAAGGTTCAATTCACAACAACTAGTTTCGATGGATTGTTTGGTCAATTGCAAAGCGGCAAAGTCGACGCCATCGCTAGCAATGTGACAGTTACACCAGAAAGAGAAAAACAATTTTATTTCTCAAAGCCTTATGGATATTTTAGTTCAGCAGTAGCAGTAAATAAATCTGCTGATATCAATGACATTAAAGATTTAAAGGGCAAGACGATTGCTGCCACAGTCGGTTCGATCCAAGTTCAACAAATGAAAGATTTAGGAATCGACGTTAAGGCCAAGACTTACGATGACCGTGAAGGCGCAATGAATGCCGTTATTAACAAGCAAACTGACGGCTATTCAAACGCTAAGCCAATTTTAGCTGCAGTTATCAAACAAAAGAATTTGCCATTGAAGATAGTAAAAGGAGAATTTTCTCCATCGACTATTGCCATTACATTCAATAAGGATAGTAATGGTAAGGAATTGCAAAAGAAATTCAATAAAGCAATCGATGAACTACAAGCAGACGGAACAATTTCGAAGTTATCCAAGGAATATTTTGCCGGAATCGATGTCAGCTCTAAGTAG
- a CDS encoding 2-hydroxyacid dehydrogenase family protein, translating to MAKVFIAGEIPEHALDLLKKTDLDIDVFHGDKLIDHDTLKKGVSDVDYLITPLSTKVDQDILDSAPKLKLIANFGVGTSNIDVEYAASKGIPVTNTPFVSAVSTAEVTTALIISLLHRVVEGDQVMRTTGFNGWAPLFFLGHELSGKTLGIIGMGQIGQEVAKRMHAFDMPILYTQRHQLPTAKEVELGATFVTKEELLKKSDVISIHIPDTPQTHHYIGVDEYKMMKSSAVLVNAARGPVIDELGLLDALNQKEIAGAALDVYEKEPHVDDGFKKLKNVILTPHIGNATVEARNAMAEIVANNTIAALNGESIKYIVNGVE from the coding sequence GTGGCTAAAGTATTTATTGCTGGAGAAATTCCAGAACACGCTTTGGATCTATTGAAAAAAACTGATTTGGATATCGATGTCTTTCACGGAGATAAATTGATCGACCATGATACTTTGAAAAAAGGTGTCAGTGACGTAGATTATTTGATCACGCCGTTATCAACTAAGGTGGACCAAGACATTTTGGATAGTGCTCCTAAATTGAAATTGATTGCTAATTTCGGTGTTGGAACTAGCAATATCGATGTCGAATACGCTGCTTCAAAGGGTATTCCAGTAACTAACACACCATTTGTATCGGCGGTATCAACAGCCGAAGTTACTACAGCCTTGATCATCAGTCTGTTGCACCGCGTTGTTGAAGGAGACCAAGTGATGAGAACCACTGGATTCAACGGCTGGGCTCCACTATTTTTCTTAGGCCACGAATTAAGTGGCAAGACCCTAGGAATAATCGGTATGGGACAAATTGGTCAAGAAGTGGCCAAGAGAATGCATGCTTTCGACATGCCGATCCTCTATACGCAACGTCACCAACTGCCAACAGCTAAAGAAGTTGAATTGGGAGCAACATTCGTTACTAAGGAAGAGCTTTTGAAAAAATCCGACGTGATCTCAATTCATATCCCAGATACTCCACAAACGCATCATTATATTGGAGTCGATGAATATAAAATGATGAAATCTTCAGCAGTTTTGGTCAATGCCGCACGAGGTCCGGTGATCGACGAATTAGGATTGCTGGATGCACTCAATCAGAAGGAAATCGCTGGTGCTGCCTTGGATGTGTACGAAAAGGAGCCTCATGTGGATGATGGATTCAAGAAGCTAAAAAACGTTATCTTAACTCCGCATATTGGTAATGCTACAGTCGAAGCCAGAAATGCTATGGCAGAAATTGTCGCTAATAATACCATTGCAGCTTTGAATGGTGAATCAATTAAATATATCGTTAATGGAGTAGAATAA
- a CDS encoding aminotransferase-like domain-containing protein yields the protein MINWSKDLPDIKPKYLAIIQLVKNLIQSDQLLPGQKLPSERSLARWLQVDRSTVTRALSELTAQDLVFKKRGSGTFVSQTPHIKPLSININWQSLLDPVVTVNDNIQDQLMQARILNKGDLIDGAADELPADLIPSLETFQFNWQTHLENHKYASTAYQPLIDTLSHQQQLSQKISLDQQNIVVSGGAAQSLLLVLSSLLSPGDAVAFATPSYFNATAVFDTLSIHTYPVPLINSNFNLAELEDNILKHRIKLLILNPTFENPTGETLTLEQRQQIIDLCQKYQVPIIEDDVFGWLSTADSNVPTLKSLAPENVIYISSMSKLLGKGTRIGWIIAPRAISQRLLQVQRQLDMIPSMLAQEMVNMALTTPSFMPELSRLTTILQKRRLAVAKIFHKYRPDWQFSIPEGGFYLWVTQDNPDIFNQLLEKNILVKPGTIYGADRKAFRFNVARLNDERLDQLADRLQTLV from the coding sequence ATGATCAATTGGTCCAAAGATCTACCCGATATCAAACCAAAATACTTAGCAATCATTCAATTAGTTAAAAATTTGATCCAATCTGACCAACTGTTGCCGGGTCAAAAGTTACCCTCCGAACGCAGTCTAGCGCGTTGGTTGCAAGTTGACCGTTCAACTGTGACACGAGCACTAAGCGAACTAACTGCTCAAGATCTAGTTTTTAAAAAGCGCGGCAGCGGAACTTTTGTCTCGCAGACTCCACACATCAAACCGCTGTCGATCAATATTAATTGGCAATCGTTGCTCGACCCGGTGGTAACGGTGAACGATAATATTCAAGACCAGCTGATGCAGGCACGAATCCTCAATAAAGGCGACTTGATCGATGGGGCTGCCGACGAATTGCCAGCTGACCTGATTCCGAGTTTGGAAACTTTTCAATTCAACTGGCAGACGCATTTGGAAAATCATAAGTATGCATCGACTGCTTATCAGCCATTGATCGACACGCTCAGTCATCAACAGCAACTCAGCCAAAAGATCTCGTTAGATCAGCAAAACATCGTGGTCTCTGGTGGTGCTGCCCAATCCCTGTTGCTAGTTTTGAGTAGTCTATTAAGTCCCGGTGATGCAGTTGCCTTCGCTACTCCATCATATTTTAATGCGACCGCCGTGTTCGATACTTTGAGCATTCACACTTATCCTGTCCCATTGATCAACAGCAATTTTAATCTTGCCGAATTAGAAGACAACATTTTGAAGCATCGCATCAAACTGTTGATCCTAAATCCTACCTTCGAAAATCCAACTGGCGAAACCTTGACCTTAGAACAGCGCCAACAGATCATCGATCTCTGTCAAAAATATCAAGTGCCGATCATTGAAGATGATGTCTTCGGCTGGTTAAGCACGGCAGATTCAAATGTTCCGACTTTAAAATCGTTAGCACCAGAAAACGTGATCTATATCAGCTCCATGTCAAAACTTTTGGGAAAAGGAACTCGAATTGGCTGGATCATTGCACCTCGTGCTATTAGTCAACGATTGTTGCAAGTCCAGCGTCAACTAGACATGATCCCAAGCATGCTCGCACAAGAAATGGTCAACATGGCTTTGACCACACCTAGTTTTATGCCCGAGCTTAGTCGCCTAACGACCATATTGCAAAAAAGACGCTTAGCAGTTGCTAAAATTTTCCATAAGTATCGACCTGATTGGCAATTCTCAATTCCCGAAGGTGGCTTTTATCTGTGGGTCACACAGGACAATCCCGATATTTTTAACCAATTGCTGGAAAAAAATATTCTGGTGAAGCCTGGCACTATTTATGGGGCTGACCGTAAAGCGTTTAGATTCAATGTTGCCCGTTTAAATGATGAACGTCTGGATCAACTAGCAGATCGATTACAAACTTTAGTCTAA
- the thiD gene encoding bifunctional hydroxymethylpyrimidine kinase/phosphomethylpyrimidine kinase encodes MQNVLTIAGSDSLAGGGLQADLKTFEELNVFGLSATTSIANIFPDDVSIKVLDPELVKEQLDSVLTQVPIAYAKTGLLGSVAMIELVKQELEENNLPLVVDPVLVFKEGETAEEVDYLAAMKNDLLPLASVTTPNLTEAEQLSGLKIESIGQLPQAAQRIQDLGCPNVIIKGGSRLSGNEAVDYLLTEKQGYWFRNNKIDTAITNGAGCTFSAAITAFLAQEKSVVDAVKMAKEFVRLAIIHGVTIGDSGSVWQGATRQQEDHHAKKSN; translated from the coding sequence ATGCAGAACGTTTTAACCATCGCTGGTTCAGATAGTTTAGCAGGTGGTGGTCTGCAAGCTGATTTAAAGACCTTTGAAGAATTGAATGTCTTTGGGCTAAGTGCCACCACGAGCATAGCTAATATTTTTCCAGACGACGTTTCGATCAAAGTTTTGGATCCAGAGCTGGTAAAAGAACAATTGGATTCAGTCTTGACCCAAGTGCCCATCGCTTATGCAAAGACGGGACTTTTGGGTTCGGTAGCGATGATCGAGTTAGTCAAACAAGAATTGGAAGAAAACAATTTACCATTAGTAGTTGATCCGGTACTCGTTTTTAAAGAGGGCGAGACTGCTGAAGAGGTGGATTATCTAGCTGCCATGAAAAATGACTTGTTGCCGTTAGCTAGTGTGACAACGCCTAACCTAACAGAAGCTGAGCAATTGAGTGGTTTAAAGATCGAATCGATCGGACAACTTCCTCAAGCTGCCCAAAGAATTCAAGACTTAGGTTGTCCAAATGTCATCATCAAAGGTGGCAGTCGCTTGTCAGGAAACGAAGCAGTTGATTACTTGTTAACCGAAAAACAAGGGTATTGGTTCCGCAACAACAAAATTGATACGGCAATCACAAATGGTGCCGGATGTACATTTTCAGCTGCTATCACCGCTTTTTTAGCACAAGAAAAGTCGGTCGTAGATGCTGTTAAAATGGCGAAAGAATTTGTTAGATTGGCAATAATTCATGGCGTCACGATTGGTGATTCCGGAAGCGTTTGGCAAGGAGCAACCCGTCAACAGGAGGATCATCATGCAAAAAAATCGAATTAG
- a CDS encoding ECF transporter S component has translation MQKNRIRQEVLAAVLTALTVAMSILVVIPVPATHGLVTLCEVGIYTSAILFGNPVGVVVGGASGFLIDIISGYPVWCLFSLVIHGLQGFTVAYMTKNRKLAIRNLLLPLLAGSTIMVVGYYLATSLLFGWPAGLASVPGNLVQVGFGIAVTVLVVGSLTKIKPNWVKG, from the coding sequence ATGCAAAAAAATCGAATTAGACAGGAAGTCTTAGCCGCAGTTTTGACTGCGTTGACCGTAGCAATGTCGATCTTAGTGGTCATTCCTGTTCCAGCTACCCACGGACTCGTTACATTGTGTGAGGTGGGTATTTATACTAGTGCAATTTTATTTGGAAATCCCGTCGGGGTCGTCGTTGGCGGTGCGAGCGGATTCTTGATCGATATCATTTCTGGATATCCGGTCTGGTGTTTGTTCTCACTAGTTATTCACGGACTTCAAGGATTTACCGTCGCTTATATGACGAAGAACCGCAAATTAGCAATTCGTAACTTGCTACTACCACTTTTAGCCGGCAGTACTATTATGGTCGTCGGTTACTACCTCGCAACAAGCTTACTATTTGGATGGCCTGCTGGTTTAGCATCAGTTCCAGGAAACTTAGTTCAAGTAGGATTCGGGATAGCCGTAACTGTTTTAGTTGTCGGCAGTTTGACCAAGATAAAACCAAATTGGGTGAAGGGATGA
- a CDS encoding TIGR01440 family protein, with protein sequence MELENLETDLTKMVQEVLDAAKLRPNDLFVLGCSTSEIVGGHIGKASDPKVGERIIHTLRSILKPLGIHLAVQGCEHINRSVVVERSVAEAKGFEIVSVVPAMHAGGACSVAAFEQFDDPVEVEHIVAQAGIDIGDTSIGMHVKFVQVPVRPTQKELGAAHVTALRSRPKYVGGPRANYEPIEHKEFVEQNN encoded by the coding sequence ATGGAGTTAGAGAACTTAGAAACTGATTTAACAAAGATGGTTCAAGAAGTATTGGATGCAGCTAAATTGCGACCTAATGATCTATTCGTTTTAGGTTGTTCAACGAGTGAGATCGTTGGTGGCCATATTGGTAAAGCATCTGATCCTAAAGTTGGCGAACGTATTATTCACACTTTGCGTTCGATTTTGAAACCATTAGGCATTCATTTAGCAGTTCAAGGTTGCGAACACATTAACCGCAGTGTTGTGGTCGAACGCTCAGTTGCAGAAGCTAAAGGCTTTGAAATTGTCTCAGTCGTTCCCGCAATGCATGCCGGTGGTGCTTGTTCAGTTGCTGCCTTTGAACAGTTCGATGATCCAGTTGAAGTTGAACATATCGTTGCCCAAGCCGGGATCGATATTGGCGATACTTCTATTGGAATGCATGTTAAATTCGTTCAAGTTCCTGTCCGTCCCACTCAAAAAGAACTCGGTGCAGCTCATGTGACCGCATTACGCTCACGTCCTAAGTACGTCGGAGGACCAAGAGCAAATTATGAGCCAATCGAACATAAAGAATTTGTTGAACAAAATAATTAA